One genomic segment of Burkholderiaceae bacterium includes these proteins:
- a CDS encoding ABC transporter ATP-binding protein, which produces MTDLSAEHPPGAAGAPIVAVEHVFKSVTDSTGTLDILRDIDFSLAPRETVAIVGASGSGKSTLLSIIAGLDTPTRGTVRLAGQDLFAVDEDARAAVRARQVGFVFQSFQLLGNLTALENVMLPLELAGRRDARAQAGEMLARVGLSQRLRHYPKVLSGGEQQRVALARAFVVRPALLLADEPTGSLDFATGETVMALMFELNRELGTTLVLVTHDRVIAARCQRVLTVEAGRIAKDEHIQLPAER; this is translated from the coding sequence ATGACGGATCTGTCTGCGGAACATCCGCCCGGCGCGGCTGGCGCGCCCATCGTCGCGGTGGAGCATGTCTTCAAGTCGGTCACCGACTCCACCGGCACGCTGGATATTCTGCGCGATATCGACTTCAGCCTGGCGCCGCGCGAGACGGTGGCCATCGTCGGCGCCTCGGGCTCGGGCAAGAGCACGCTGCTGTCCATCATCGCCGGGCTGGACACGCCCACGCGCGGCACCGTGCGGCTGGCCGGGCAGGATTTGTTCGCGGTGGACGAGGACGCGCGCGCGGCCGTGCGCGCCCGGCAGGTCGGCTTCGTGTTCCAGAGCTTCCAGCTGCTGGGCAACCTGACCGCGCTGGAGAACGTGATGCTGCCGCTGGAGCTGGCCGGCCGCCGCGACGCGCGCGCCCAGGCCGGCGAGATGCTGGCGCGCGTAGGCCTGAGCCAGCGCCTGCGCCACTACCCGAAGGTGCTGTCGGGCGGCGAGCAGCAGCGCGTGGCGCTGGCGCGCGCCTTCGTGGTGCGCCCGGCCTTGCTGCTGGCCGACGAGCCCACCGGCAGCCTGGACTTCGCCACCGGCGAGACGGTGATGGCGCTGATGTTCGAGCTGAACCGCGAGCTGGGCACCACCCTGGTGCTGGTCACGCACGACCGCGTCATCGCCGCGCGCTGCCAGCGCGTGCTGACGGTGGAGGCGGGGCGCATCGCCAAGGACGAACACATACAGCTGCCAGCTGAACGCTGA
- a CDS encoding amidohydrolase family protein: protein MSPVTADPARRPGICDAHVHLYGPLSRYPIEGVSPYTVPDLGVPELLQRMDAAGVERAVIVHPAVSGRDNRRTLDALAEHPARFRGVLVPPLTPPDEATLAAWHARGVRGLRFSYTASAQAGMALDENLVARIAEYGWHAQVHLEPNTLLAVEDRLSALKAPVVIDHMARIQAGQGIAHPAFGSLLRLLDRGHAWVKLSAPMRLSTAPTPPYGDVTPMAKALIAHAPERVIWGSDWPHVNLATPSPPYASLLALAHAWTDSSEARQRLLVGNACALYGFPPPAALDSGH, encoded by the coding sequence GTGAGTCCCGTCACGGCTGATCCTGCTCGACGGCCGGGCATCTGTGATGCACATGTACACCTTTATGGACCGCTGTCCCGGTATCCGATTGAAGGGGTGTCACCATACACTGTGCCTGACCTGGGCGTTCCAGAACTTTTGCAGCGAATGGACGCCGCCGGCGTGGAGCGTGCAGTGATCGTGCATCCCGCAGTGAGCGGGCGAGACAACCGCCGGACTTTGGATGCCTTGGCGGAGCACCCAGCGCGCTTTCGGGGCGTGCTGGTGCCCCCGCTTACGCCGCCAGACGAGGCCACGTTGGCTGCATGGCATGCACGAGGCGTGCGTGGGCTGCGTTTTTCTTATACGGCCTCTGCGCAAGCCGGCATGGCGTTGGATGAGAATCTGGTGGCACGCATCGCCGAGTACGGATGGCATGCCCAAGTGCATCTGGAGCCGAACACGCTTCTGGCCGTGGAGGACCGGCTGTCCGCACTCAAGGCGCCCGTGGTCATCGATCATATGGCCCGCATTCAGGCTGGCCAGGGCATTGCGCATCCGGCCTTTGGTAGCCTGTTGCGCCTGTTGGACCGTGGTCATGCTTGGGTTAAGCTTTCTGCGCCCATGCGGCTGTCAACAGCGCCAACACCGCCCTACGGTGACGTGACGCCCATGGCTAAGGCCCTCATCGCGCATGCGCCTGAGCGCGTCATCTGGGGCTCCGATTGGCCCCACGTGAATCTGGCTACGCCCTCGCCACCCTACGCCAGCTTACTGGCGCTGGCGCACGCGTGGACCGATTCGTCCGAGGCGCGCCAGCGCCTGTTGGTCGGCAATGCCTGCGCGTTGTACGGCTTCCCTCCACCTGCCGCGCTGGATAGCGGCCATTGA
- a CDS encoding biotin/lipoyl-binding carrier protein: MPIESVYAEVTGKVWKVMATPGTQVAAEDTLFVVESMKMEIPVTAPCAGRLHALEVGEGDDVSEGQRVASIDR, encoded by the coding sequence ATGCCTATCGAATCTGTGTATGCCGAAGTGACCGGCAAGGTCTGGAAGGTGATGGCGACGCCCGGCACTCAGGTGGCTGCGGAAGACACCCTGTTTGTCGTTGAATCGATGAAGATGGAAATTCCCGTCACCGCACCTTGTGCTGGGCGCCTGCACGCCCTGGAGGTGGGCGAAGGGGATGACGTTTCCGAAGGTCAGCGGGTGGCCAGTATCGACCGCTGA
- a CDS encoding IS5-like element ISCte5 family transposase, producing MRGNQDFQGAMFSYISLEERVPAAHPLRKLRAVVDALLASMNSEFEAVYARRGRPSVPPEMLLKALLLQILFSIRSERQLVEAVNYNLLYRWFVGLNIEDKVWDHSTFSANRERLFNEDLARAFFERVKLSAQWGRLASDEHFSVDGTLIEAWASHKSFKRKDDDSGTPPGRNPEVNFKGQERCNGTHASTTDADARLFKKSAGDKSRLCHMGHILMENRNGLIVDVEITHASGTAEREAALAMLKRRGNRNKRATVGADKGYDSKAFIKGCRRLLVTPHVAAKDKHSAVDGRIKRHEGYKTSLKVRKRIEEAFGWIKTVGGLAKTKLIGQAKLAGQALLCFATYNLVRMGSLGGWWDAHHA from the coding sequence ATGAGAGGCAACCAAGACTTCCAGGGGGCGATGTTCAGCTACATCAGCCTTGAAGAAAGAGTGCCAGCGGCACACCCGCTGCGCAAGTTGCGCGCCGTGGTGGATGCGCTGCTGGCGAGCATGAACAGCGAGTTCGAAGCGGTGTACGCCCGCCGTGGCCGACCGTCGGTGCCGCCGGAGATGCTGCTCAAGGCCTTGCTGCTGCAAATCCTGTTCTCCATCCGCAGCGAACGCCAGCTGGTCGAGGCGGTCAACTACAACCTGCTGTACCGCTGGTTCGTCGGCCTGAACATCGAGGACAAAGTTTGGGACCACTCCACCTTCAGCGCCAACCGCGAACGCCTCTTCAACGAAGACCTGGCGCGCGCCTTCTTCGAGCGCGTCAAGCTCAGCGCCCAGTGGGGCCGGCTTGCCAGCGACGAACACTTCAGCGTGGACGGCACGCTGATTGAGGCCTGGGCCTCGCACAAGAGTTTCAAACGCAAAGACGACGACAGCGGCACGCCACCCGGACGCAACCCCGAGGTGAACTTCAAAGGGCAGGAGCGCTGCAACGGCACCCATGCCAGCACCACCGATGCCGATGCCCGGCTGTTCAAGAAGAGCGCGGGCGACAAGTCCCGCCTGTGCCACATGGGGCACATCCTCATGGAGAACCGCAACGGTCTGATCGTGGATGTGGAGATCACACATGCCAGTGGCACCGCCGAGCGCGAGGCGGCGCTGGCGATGCTCAAACGCCGGGGCAACAGGAACAAGCGGGCCACGGTCGGCGCCGACAAGGGCTACGACAGCAAGGCCTTCATCAAGGGCTGTCGCCGGCTCTTGGTCACGCCGCACGTGGCGGCCAAGGACAAGCACTCTGCAGTCGATGGGCGCATCAAGCGCCACGAGGGCTACAAAACCAGCCTCAAAGTGCGCAAGCGAATCGAGGAGGCCTTTGGCTGGATCAAGACAGTGGGCGGTCTGGCCAAGACCAAATTGATCGGTCAGGCCAAGCTCGCGGGCCAGGCGCTGCTGTGCTTTGCCACCTACAACCTGGTGCGCATGGGCAGTCTGGGCGGTTGGTGGGACGCGCATCATGCGTGA
- a CDS encoding DUF2189 domain-containing protein, with translation MTESDPAAAAPASADAYQPYVPPPSTVPQAVMRPLGLLDPLRWLRAGAADFGAAPGIGLFYGACFWGMALVLGLVFRSRPEYVMSIASGCLLLGPFLAMGLYEVSRRREAGERPTLGASATCWEPHLRSLALLVLVLIVLELLWGRASLVVFAVFFYTGMPSTTGVIRAIFNPENMEFVLVYAVVGGLFALLVYATAVVSIPMMLDRGTDAISAVITSIRVVAANPVTLLWWGFLITLLVAAALLPWGAGLLVVGPVLGHASWHAYRGSVRWQEPAAVASPG, from the coding sequence ATGACCGAATCCGATCCAGCCGCCGCGGCGCCGGCGTCTGCCGACGCCTACCAGCCCTACGTGCCACCCCCGTCCACCGTGCCGCAGGCCGTCATGCGCCCGCTGGGGCTGCTGGACCCGCTGCGCTGGCTGCGCGCCGGCGCGGCCGATTTCGGGGCGGCGCCGGGCATCGGCCTGTTCTATGGGGCGTGCTTCTGGGGCATGGCGCTGGTGCTGGGGCTGGTGTTTCGCAGCCGGCCCGAATACGTGATGTCGATCGCCTCGGGCTGCCTGCTGCTGGGGCCGTTTCTGGCCATGGGCCTGTACGAGGTCAGCCGCCGGCGCGAGGCGGGCGAGCGGCCCACGCTGGGCGCCTCGGCCACCTGCTGGGAGCCGCACCTGCGCAGCCTGGCGCTGCTGGTGCTGGTGCTGATCGTGCTGGAGCTGCTGTGGGGGCGCGCCTCGCTGGTGGTGTTCGCGGTGTTTTTCTACACCGGCATGCCGTCCACCACCGGCGTCATCCGCGCCATCTTCAACCCCGAGAACATGGAGTTCGTGCTGGTCTACGCCGTGGTCGGCGGGCTGTTCGCGCTGCTGGTGTACGCCACCGCCGTGGTGTCGATCCCGATGATGCTGGACCGCGGCACCGATGCCATCTCGGCCGTTATCACCAGCATCCGCGTGGTGGCGGCCAACCCGGTCACGCTGCTGTGGTGGGGCTTTCTGATCACCCTGCTGGTGGCCGCGGCCCTGCTGCCCTGGGGCGCGGGCCTGCTGGTGGTCGGCCCCGTGCTGGGCCACGCCAGCTGGCACGCGTACCGTGGCTCGGTGCGCTGGCAGGAGCCGGCGGCGGTCGCCAGCCCGGGCTGA
- a CDS encoding LysR family transcriptional regulator translates to MNITIRQLQAFLALVELRNFTRAAAKVNLSQPAFSAMIRALEIDVGARLFHRDTRHVALTAEGQTFEGAARRTVLEVNVGVNSVHDVLQHRRGKVSLALLPSLAAGWLPSLLALYCKRYPGVEVRVDDLLSEGAIERVRQGHADFAIVTIPVNDGELQSSLFCTDHFELVCRSDHRLALAKRLALKDLAGERFIYQVRHSIVGRYLASKLPSRQTEHFMEVHQLATVIGMVRAGLGIAAIPELNLYHFHYADLVRRDLRLPGLERRIYLLQPRGQILSVAAQALWELMHQHKPDHTLKPHVYQG, encoded by the coding sequence ATGAATATCACCATCCGACAACTGCAGGCTTTCCTCGCTCTGGTCGAGCTCAGGAACTTCACCCGTGCGGCGGCCAAGGTGAATCTGTCGCAGCCTGCGTTCAGCGCCATGATTCGCGCCCTGGAGATCGACGTCGGCGCCCGGCTGTTTCATCGGGACACCCGGCACGTGGCCCTGACCGCGGAGGGTCAAACCTTCGAGGGGGCAGCGCGGCGCACAGTATTGGAAGTGAACGTCGGCGTGAACAGCGTGCACGACGTTTTGCAGCACCGGCGTGGGAAGGTGTCCCTTGCCTTGCTCCCTTCCTTGGCAGCCGGGTGGCTGCCATCGTTGCTGGCGCTGTACTGCAAGCGCTACCCAGGCGTGGAGGTACGCGTGGACGACCTGCTGTCCGAAGGCGCCATTGAGCGTGTGCGGCAAGGTCACGCCGATTTCGCCATCGTCACCATCCCCGTGAACGATGGCGAATTGCAAAGCAGCCTGTTCTGCACCGACCACTTCGAGCTGGTGTGCCGCAGCGACCATCGCCTCGCCCTAGCCAAGCGACTGGCCTTGAAGGATCTGGCGGGCGAGCGCTTCATCTACCAAGTGCGGCACAGCATCGTGGGGCGCTATCTGGCATCTAAGCTGCCGTCACGGCAAACTGAACACTTTATGGAGGTTCACCAACTCGCCACCGTGATCGGAATGGTGCGCGCCGGCCTCGGCATCGCCGCAATTCCCGAGCTGAACCTATACCACTTTCACTACGCTGATCTTGTCCGCCGTGATCTTCGGCTGCCCGGCTTGGAGCGTCGCATCTATCTGCTGCAACCCCGCGGCCAAATCCTGTCGGTCGCCGCCCAGGCCTTGTGGGAACTTATGCATCAGCACAAACCCGATCACACACTCAAGCCCCACGTCTACCAGGGCTAG
- a CDS encoding CoA transferase produces the protein MRSYEVDAIFDLSNHALGDSTARVGPLSGLRVVEICSTIAGPACARLLGDFGAEVTKIEPLTGDGMRQMGGHVGDVSLYAATLLRNKRSVAVDLRTEAGREIALALICKADILVENNRPGVMERLGLGYDVLSAANPGLIMVRISGYGQDGPYSQRPGYGAICEAFGGVRHMTGDPDRPPARVALATTDYLTAVYAAMGALLALQERHVSGHGQVVDTALYETAFSQMESYVPTYEKTGFVPARVGPNLPTMAPNSLYPTADQGWILIAANSDAIYARLVGLMGRPDLLVDARFSSIKDRGRPENMRALDSIIGEWTSGYESAELETMLRQAEVPTSRIYTIADIYQDPHYAARQMIVKVPHPKLGHTMQAGVVPKLSRTPGSVRCSGPDTGANTQQVLEELGYSGEAIQRLLQARVIGMTTT, from the coding sequence ATGAGGTCGTACGAAGTGGACGCCATATTCGATCTATCCAACCATGCGCTTGGCGATAGCACCGCTCGCGTTGGCCCTTTGTCGGGTCTGCGCGTGGTCGAGATATGCAGCACGATTGCCGGACCGGCGTGTGCCCGTCTGTTGGGTGATTTTGGAGCGGAAGTCACCAAGATCGAGCCGCTCACCGGGGACGGCATGCGGCAGATGGGCGGCCATGTGGGGGATGTTTCGCTGTACGCCGCCACCCTGCTGCGCAACAAGCGCTCGGTGGCGGTCGACTTGCGCACCGAAGCGGGTCGCGAAATCGCGCTGGCCTTGATTTGCAAGGCCGACATCCTGGTCGAGAACAACCGGCCCGGCGTGATGGAGCGCCTGGGATTGGGCTATGACGTGCTGTCGGCGGCCAATCCCGGCTTGATCATGGTGCGCATCAGCGGCTACGGTCAGGACGGTCCGTACTCCCAACGCCCTGGCTACGGCGCCATATGCGAAGCGTTTGGCGGGGTGCGTCATATGACGGGTGATCCGGATCGCCCGCCAGCCCGAGTGGCGCTGGCCACAACCGACTATCTCACCGCGGTGTATGCCGCAATGGGCGCGTTGCTGGCCTTGCAGGAGCGCCACGTCAGCGGGCATGGGCAGGTGGTGGATACCGCGCTGTACGAAACCGCGTTCTCGCAAATGGAATCGTACGTGCCGACATACGAAAAAACGGGTTTTGTACCGGCCCGGGTTGGCCCAAACCTGCCGACGATGGCACCGAATAGCCTGTACCCGACAGCCGATCAGGGCTGGATTTTGATCGCCGCCAACAGTGATGCCATCTACGCTCGGTTGGTTGGGCTAATGGGGCGTCCCGATCTGCTTGTGGATGCGCGCTTTTCAAGCATCAAGGACCGCGGTCGACCGGAGAACATGCGTGCCTTGGACAGCATCATCGGCGAATGGACCTCCGGCTATGAATCGGCCGAATTGGAGACGATGCTGCGTCAAGCCGAAGTTCCTACCTCGCGCATCTACACCATCGCCGACATTTACCAGGATCCGCACTACGCGGCGCGACAGATGATCGTCAAGGTCCCCCATCCCAAGCTGGGCCACACGATGCAGGCGGGTGTGGTGCCCAAGCTTTCACGCACGCCCGGTAGCGTCCGTTGCAGTGGGCCGGACACGGGCGCCAACACACAACAAGTGCTGGAAGAACTGGGCTACAGCGGCGAGGCAATTCAGCGACTGCTTCAGGCGCGTGTTATCGGGATGACCACAACATGA
- a CDS encoding arylesterase has product MNRRHFIRLALAAPAAPALAAGQPPVILVLGDSLSAEYGIARGSGWVALLQQKLATEKIAAQVVNASISGDTSSGGRARLPALLNKHHPAVVVIELGGNDALRGLPLAMTEANLNAMTQAAQQAGAKVLLVGMQVPPNYGAQYGQRFEALFAQVARAHKAALVPFLLKGVADGPDPTRLFQADRIHPTAAAHPIILGNVWPTLQKLLK; this is encoded by the coding sequence TTGAACCGACGACACTTTATCCGCCTGGCGCTGGCCGCCCCCGCGGCGCCGGCCCTGGCGGCCGGCCAGCCGCCCGTGATCCTGGTGCTGGGCGACTCGCTGAGCGCCGAATACGGCATCGCCCGCGGCAGCGGCTGGGTGGCGCTGCTGCAGCAGAAGCTGGCAACCGAGAAGATCGCCGCGCAGGTGGTCAACGCCAGCATCTCGGGCGACACCAGCTCGGGCGGGCGCGCGCGCCTGCCGGCCCTGCTGAACAAGCACCACCCCGCCGTGGTGGTGATCGAGCTGGGCGGCAACGACGCGCTGCGCGGCCTGCCGCTCGCGATGACCGAGGCCAACCTGAACGCCATGACGCAGGCCGCGCAGCAGGCGGGCGCGAAGGTGCTGCTGGTGGGAATGCAGGTGCCGCCCAACTACGGCGCGCAGTACGGCCAGCGCTTCGAGGCGCTGTTTGCCCAGGTGGCGCGGGCGCACAAGGCGGCGCTGGTGCCCTTTTTGCTCAAGGGCGTGGCCGACGGGCCCGACCCGACTCGGCTGTTTCAGGCCGACCGCATCCACCCCACGGCCGCCGCGCACCCCATCATCCTGGGCAACGTGTGGCCCACCTTGCAGAAGTTGTTGAAATGA
- a CDS encoding tripartite tricarboxylate transporter substrate binding protein: MKDLVDYAKAHPGKVSLSSTGVGSLPHLAEVEFGQIAGINWLHVPTKGDAEAARLALSGDITGWVAGVQTMAQLRERLRPLGILLDKRSPDYPDLPTFKEQGYPLTSIGWGGLIVPKGTPAATVAKLSAACATATHTPEFEQLLRTLHVPQGYLAADEFANFVHNEYERYDRLIKSIGANNQDVRK; this comes from the coding sequence CTGAAAGATCTGGTCGATTACGCCAAGGCTCACCCGGGCAAGGTGTCGCTGTCTTCGACCGGAGTCGGCTCGTTGCCGCACTTGGCGGAGGTGGAGTTTGGCCAGATCGCTGGCATCAACTGGCTGCATGTGCCGACCAAGGGTGATGCCGAAGCGGCACGACTGGCGCTGTCGGGCGATATCACCGGTTGGGTGGCTGGAGTGCAAACCATGGCTCAACTGCGCGAGCGGCTGCGCCCCCTGGGTATCCTGCTGGACAAGCGCAGTCCCGACTACCCTGATCTGCCGACTTTTAAAGAGCAGGGCTATCCGTTGACTTCGATCGGTTGGGGCGGCTTAATCGTTCCCAAGGGTACACCGGCTGCTACGGTGGCCAAGCTCTCCGCTGCGTGCGCCACGGCAACGCATACGCCGGAGTTCGAGCAACTGTTGCGCACCTTGCACGTGCCGCAGGGCTATTTAGCGGCCGACGAGTTTGCTAATTTTGTACACAATGAATACGAGCGTTACGATCGCTTAATCAAATCCATTGGGGCCAACAACCAGGATGTACGCAAGTGA
- a CDS encoding propionyl-CoA carboxylase — translation MNDLTSSFAPDGEWADELTELQTRRRQSAAMGGADALARMKAMGRMNARERIVKLLDDGSFRELGRIAGKARYDEAGRFVEQTPVNAIMGTGRIDGRKLVVSADDYSLRAGSSEATISDKWIYAERLALDQRMPLVRLVDTAGGSVKLLEQQGSSKIPGYPNWPVVELLRTVPVVGVALGSCAGLGAMKVLLSHFSVMVRDQSQVFAAGPPVVKQAYGIDIDKNALGGHMVHRRSALVHNEAVSEEDAFGQVRRFLSYLPRHAASLPERQVCADDPDRADDWLKNAIPKDRRRVFDARRIVASVFDEGSFFEIGRYQGGSIITGLARLDGHPVGLMCGDPRVAGGAMTLAAAWKVERLVKLCDTFGLPMVNLVDQPGNATGPEAELSGTLLGAVRVMTTIETIRIPWVSIILRRAFGMAGGLHAPKYFPQLNHRFAWPSARWGSIPIEGGVAAAYRTEINQAGDPEQRRVEIEAYYHQLASPFRTAEKFGILDVIDPRETRSILCDWVTDAYEMLRAVRQPVR, via the coding sequence ATGAATGATTTGACTTCAAGCTTCGCGCCTGACGGCGAATGGGCCGACGAACTGACGGAGCTGCAAACGCGTCGACGCCAGTCCGCAGCAATGGGCGGGGCGGACGCCCTGGCGCGCATGAAGGCCATGGGCCGCATGAACGCGCGAGAGCGCATCGTGAAGCTGTTGGACGACGGCAGTTTTCGTGAGCTGGGCCGTATCGCTGGTAAGGCGCGTTACGACGAGGCCGGCAGGTTCGTTGAACAAACCCCCGTGAACGCCATCATGGGCACCGGGCGCATTGACGGGCGCAAGCTCGTGGTCTCTGCGGACGACTACTCGCTGCGTGCCGGATCTTCCGAAGCGACCATCTCGGATAAATGGATTTACGCCGAGCGCTTGGCCTTGGACCAACGGATGCCATTGGTTCGGTTGGTCGACACGGCCGGTGGAAGCGTTAAGCTGCTGGAGCAGCAGGGCAGCAGCAAGATTCCAGGCTACCCAAATTGGCCGGTGGTGGAGTTGCTGCGTACGGTGCCCGTGGTGGGGGTTGCCTTGGGTTCCTGCGCTGGCCTGGGGGCCATGAAGGTACTGCTGTCGCATTTCTCTGTCATGGTGCGCGATCAGTCCCAGGTGTTCGCCGCCGGGCCTCCGGTCGTCAAACAGGCTTACGGTATTGATATCGACAAGAACGCGCTGGGCGGCCACATGGTGCATCGGCGCAGCGCCCTGGTGCATAACGAAGCCGTGTCGGAAGAAGACGCCTTTGGTCAGGTGCGGCGCTTTTTGTCCTACCTGCCGCGGCATGCCGCTAGCCTGCCCGAGCGCCAGGTCTGTGCGGACGATCCGGATCGCGCCGACGACTGGTTGAAGAACGCCATTCCGAAGGACCGGCGACGGGTGTTTGATGCGCGCAGGATTGTCGCTTCGGTGTTCGACGAAGGCAGTTTCTTCGAAATCGGTCGCTACCAAGGAGGCTCGATCATCACTGGCTTGGCTCGGCTGGACGGACACCCGGTAGGCTTGATGTGTGGTGACCCGCGCGTAGCCGGCGGGGCCATGACCTTGGCGGCGGCCTGGAAGGTGGAGCGCCTGGTCAAGCTGTGTGACACCTTCGGGCTGCCGATGGTCAATCTGGTCGATCAACCCGGCAATGCCACCGGGCCCGAGGCCGAACTGAGTGGTACGTTGTTAGGGGCGGTGCGGGTGATGACCACTATCGAGACCATCCGCATCCCGTGGGTATCAATCATTCTGCGGCGTGCTTTCGGCATGGCGGGAGGATTGCATGCACCCAAGTACTTTCCGCAGCTAAATCACCGCTTTGCTTGGCCATCGGCGCGCTGGGGCTCGATTCCCATTGAAGGCGGCGTGGCCGCCGCCTACCGCACCGAAATCAACCAAGCAGGCGATCCGGAGCAGCGACGCGTTGAGATCGAAGCCTACTATCACCAGCTGGCCTCGCCATTTCGCACCGCCGAAAAGTTCGGCATTCTCGACGTGATCGATCCGCGTGAAACGCGCTCGATCCTTTGCGATTGGGTCACGGATGCCTATGAGATGTTGCGCGCCGTGCGCCAGCCTGTCCGCTAG
- the mnmH gene encoding tRNA 2-selenouridine(34) synthase MnmH, producing MSVQRIAADEALARLAGFDTVIDARSESEFALDRLPGAVNWPSLRDDERARVGTLYVQVNPFEARKLGAALVARNIAAHIERACMDKPKGWQPLLYCWRGGQRSGALALVLGQIGFRVHLIEGGYKAFRAAMLADLPARVERLSFRVICGPTGSGKTRLLHALAAAGAQVLDLEGLARHRASVLGAIPGVPQPTQKHFEMCVWDALRALDAARPVYVEAESKKVGNLTLPEPLIAAMRASACLRVELSEDERVALLLEDYPFFVSDPAYFGQRLDTLTALRGRAVVDGWKAQIAAGHTEAVVRELLEKHYDPGYASSTRRNFARFEQARVVRLAGRSAAAMAAASAEILAD from the coding sequence ATGAGCGTGCAACGCATTGCCGCCGACGAGGCGCTGGCGCGGCTGGCCGGCTTCGACACCGTCATCGACGCGCGCAGCGAAAGCGAGTTCGCGCTCGACCGCCTGCCCGGAGCCGTCAACTGGCCGAGCCTGCGCGACGACGAGCGCGCGCGCGTGGGCACGCTGTACGTGCAGGTCAACCCCTTCGAGGCGCGCAAGCTCGGCGCCGCGCTGGTGGCGCGCAATATCGCCGCGCACATCGAGCGCGCATGCATGGACAAGCCCAAGGGCTGGCAGCCGCTGCTGTACTGCTGGCGCGGCGGCCAGCGCAGCGGCGCGCTGGCGCTGGTGCTGGGGCAGATCGGCTTTCGCGTGCACCTGATCGAAGGCGGCTACAAGGCCTTTCGCGCCGCCATGCTGGCCGACCTGCCGGCGCGCGTCGAGCGGCTGTCGTTTCGCGTCATCTGCGGCCCGACCGGCTCGGGCAAGACGCGCCTGCTGCACGCGCTGGCCGCCGCCGGCGCGCAGGTGCTGGACCTGGAGGGCCTGGCGCGGCACCGCGCCTCGGTGCTGGGCGCCATCCCGGGCGTGCCGCAGCCGACGCAAAAGCACTTCGAGATGTGCGTGTGGGACGCCCTGCGCGCGCTGGACGCCGCGCGGCCGGTGTACGTCGAGGCCGAGAGCAAGAAGGTCGGCAACCTCACCCTGCCCGAGCCGCTGATCGCCGCCATGCGCGCCAGCGCCTGCCTGCGCGTGGAGCTGTCCGAGGACGAGCGCGTGGCCCTGCTGCTGGAGGACTACCCCTTCTTCGTCAGCGACCCGGCCTACTTCGGCCAGCGCCTGGACACCCTGACGGCGCTGCGCGGGCGCGCCGTCGTCGATGGCTGGAAGGCGCAGATCGCCGCCGGCCACACCGAGGCCGTGGTGCGCGAGCTGCTGGAAAAGCACTACGACCCCGGCTACGCCAGCTCGACGCGGCGCAACTTCGCGCGCTTCGAGCAGGCGCGCGTGGTGCGACTGGCCGGCCGCTCGGCCGCCGCCATGGCCGCGGCCAGCGCCGAGATCCTGGCGGACTGA